The genomic stretch TTGCCGCGGCCGACCGCAACATTGCCATGGTGTTCCAGTCCTACGCGCTCTACCCGCATCTGACGGCGGGACAGAACATCGCCGTGCCGCTCGCCATGAAGCGGCTGAGCCGGTCGCAGCGCCTGCCGCTGGTCGGCTCGCTGCTGCCTGGCCAGAAGGAGATCCGCAGCGGCGTTGCGCGCGATGTCCGCGAGATGGCGGGTCTGCTCAAGATCGACCACCTGCTCGACCGCAAGCCGGGGCAGATGTCGGGCGGCCAGCGCCAGCGTGTGGCGCTGGCGCGCGCCATGGTGCGCCATCCCTCGATCTTCCTGATGGACGAGCCGCTTTCCAACCTCGACGCCAATCTGCGCGTCCATGCGCGCGGCGAGATCGTCGAACTGCATCGTCGCGCCGGCGTGCCGACGCTTTATGTGACGCACGACCAGGCCGAGGCGCTTTCGATGGCCGACCGCGTGGCGGTGATGATCGGCGGCAATCTGCTGCAACTCGCAGCACCCGAAATGATCTACAACGACCCGGCGCATATCGAAGTCGCGCGCTTCATCGGCCAGCCGAGGATCAACATCATCCCGGCGAAGGCCGAGAACGGCCGTGTCGAGTTCGAAGGCATGCGGCTGGCTTTGCTGGAGAAGGTGGCGAACGGACCGGTCAGCGTCGGCATCCGGCCTGAATTCGTCAAACTGTCCCCCAGCGGGCGCAGCGGCCTTGCCGGTCGGATCGAACGCCTCGAATTCCTCGGCTCGGAAGTGATTGCCCATTGCCGGCTCGACGCCTCCGGCGACAGCGTCGTCGCCAAGCTGGCGCCGCAGGAGGCGAGGGACCTGATCGCCGGAATGAAGGTGGGGATCCTTCTGGCCCCCGAACAGGCGATGGTCTTCGGGCCGGAAGGAAAGCGGCTGCGCATCGCGGCGGGCGCGCGGCAGGAGCCGGCCTATGTCTAGCGTCGTGCTGGCGGGAAATATCCCGAGCGCCGCGGCACTGCGTGCGCGCAGCGAGGACCGGACCGCCTGGCTGCTGGCGGCGCCGGCCATCGTGCTGTTGCTGCTGTTCGTGCTGTTGCCGGTTGCGGCCGTCATCTTTCTCGGCTTCACCGATTTCGAGCTCGGCTACGGCAAGTTCCGCTTCGTCGGGTTCGAGAACTACGCGCATCTCTTGAACGACCGCACCTTCCGCCGGTCGCTGTGGAACACCTCGGTCTATACGGCCATCGTCGCTCCGGTCTCGATCGTGCTTGGCCTCGGCGTTGCCCTGCTGATCGAAGGCGAGGGGCGGGCGCGCGGTTTTTTCCGCACCGTCTATTTCCTGCCCGTCGCCTCGCTGATCGTCGCCATGGCGACCGTCTGGCAATACATCTTCCACCCGACGATCGGGCCGCTCAATGCGCTGCTTTCGCTGGCCGGCATTCCCGGTCCGAACTGGCTCGGCGCGTCGAACACCGTGCTCTACAGCCTGTCGATCATCGGCATCTGGCAGTCGGTCGGCTTCAACATGGTGCTGTTCCTGGCGGGGCTGACGGCGATCCCACGCGAGCTCTATGCCGCCGCCCATGTCGACGGCGCGAAATCGGCGCTCGACCGGTTTTTCCTGGTCACCTGGCCTATGCTCGGGCCGACGACGCTGTTCGTCGTCACCATCAGCGTCACCAATGCGGTGAAGGTTTTCGAGACGGTAAAGATGCTGACCGACGGCGGGCCCAACAAGGCGTCGGAAGTGCTGCTTTTCACCATCTACCAGGAGGGTTTCGTCTATCTGCGCGTCGGCTACGCCTCGGCGATGACGGTCGTCTTCCTGGCGATCCTGGTGGTGCTGATGCTTCTGCAGTACCGCGTGCTCGACCGGCGGGTGCACTACACATGACAGGCATTCCGGCCGGCAGCATCATCCGCTTCGCGCTGCTTTCGCTCGGCGCGCTGATGATCCTTGCGCCCTACATCTTCATGATCTCGACGGCGGGCAAGACGCAGAGCGACATCTTCACCTCGTCGCTGGCGCTGATCCCGCAGCATTTCTACTTCGCCGAGAATTTCGCCAAGGCGTTTGCCAAGGTGCCGATGGCGACGCTGCTGTGGAACGGCGTCGTCGTCTGCGGCCTGATCTTCTTCTTCCAGGTCGTGGTCGCCATCCCTTGCGCCTACGCCATGGCCAAGCTGAAGTTCCGCGCCGCGCGGCTGATGATGGTGCTGGTCATGCTCGGCCTGCTGGTGCCGATCCATGCCACCGCGCTGCCGCTCTACGTCGCCTTCGACAGGATGTCGCTGTTGAACAGCTACACCTCGCTGGTCGCGCCCTTCACCATATCGGTGTTCGCGATCTTCATGTTCCTGCAGTTCTTCCGCGCCATGCCCGACGACCTGCTGCACGCCGCGCGGCTCGACGGCATGTCCGAACTCGGCATCGTGGCGCGCGTCATCGTGCCCAATGCGTGGCCGGCGGTCACCGCCTTCGCGATCTTTTCCGTTGTCGCGCACTGGAACGACCTCTACTGGCCGCTGATCGTCGTCAGCAAGCAGGCCTACGCCACGCCGCCGCTCGGCCTGATGTATTTCCGCGCCGCCGAGGCCGGCGACGACTATGGCGCGCTGATGGCCGCCACGCTGATCATAACCCTTCCTCTCGTCGCCGCCTTCCTGCTCGCGCAGAAGCGCTTCGTCGAGGGCATCACCATGACCGGTCTCAAAGGCTGATTTGCCAACAACTGACTGGGCCAACAAGGAGAAACCAGCAATGAAGCATATTTCCAGGATTTTCGCCGCGGCGGCGGTGTCGCTGGCGGCGGCCCTTCCGGCCTACGCCGAGACGACGCTGACGGTTCACTACCCGATGCCTGGCTTTTTCAAGAACGTGATGGACACGATCTCGAAGAAGTTCATGGAGGAAAACCCCGATATCAAGATCCAGTTCGCCAGCCCGTCGGCGACCTATGAGGAAGGCATCCAGACCATTCTTCGCCAGGCCGGCACCGACGAGATGCCCGACATCACCTTCATCGGCCTCAACCGCCTGCGCATGCTCAATGAGCGCGACGTCGCCGTCGATCTCGGCCCGCTGGTCAAGAAGGAAGGCAATATGGCGGAGCTCGGCTTCTCCGACACGATCCTGAAGCTGGCGCAGGTCAACGGCAAGCAGGTTGGGCTTGCCTTCGCCACCTCCAACCCGATCATGTATTACAACGCCGACCTGATGAAAGCGGCCGGTGGCGATCCGGACAATCCGCCCAAGACATGGGACGAGGTGATCGCGCTCGGCGGCAAGATCAAGGCGCTCGGCAACGGCGTCGACGGCATCGACTTCCGCTGGCAGGGCGATGACTGGATGTTCTCGGCGCTGCTGTTCGGCGCCGGCGGCAAGATGCTGAACGAGGACGAAAGCAAGGTCGCCTTCAACGGTCCGGAAGGCGAAAAGGCGGTGGAGATCCTGCAGCAGATGGTGAAGGAGGGCGGCATGCCGGTCTTCACCAAGCCGGCGGGCGAGCAGGCTTTCGCGGCCGGCAAGGTCGGCTTCGAATTCCAGACCACCGGCGCGCTGGTCAACACGATCAAGAATGTCGGCGACAAGTTCACGCTGCGCACGGCCAAGATCCCGCTGATCGATCCGGTCAACGGCCATCTGCCGACGGGCGGCAATGCCGTGGTCATCCTGACCAAGGACGCGGCCAAGCAGGAGGCTGCCTGGAAGTTCGCTAAATTCGCCGCCGGCCCCTATGGCGCTTCCGTCGTCGTGCCGGGCACCGGCTATGTCCCCAACAATGAACTCGCGGCGAAATCATCAGATTATCTCGGCGATTTCTACAAGAAGAACCCGCTCTTCCAGGCCGGGCTCAGCCAGATGCCGCTGATGGTTCCGTGGTATGCCTTCCCGGGCACCAATGGTGTGAAGGTGACGCAGACGATCGTCGACAATCTGTCGCGCATCGTCGACCAGTCGGCGACACCGAAGGAAGCGCTCAATGACGCGGCCAGCGACGTTGAAGGCATGCTGCCGACGCAGTAAGGGCTTTTTATCGCGGGTCTTCCCTTCTCCCACAAGGGGAGAAGGGAAGAGAGCGCTACACCGGCCGATAAACCTTCTCCGCCGTGTTCCAGAAAATATCGGCCTCGGCTTCCGCACCATGCCTGCCCACCGCGTCGCGGTGCGCCTTGATCAGTTCGGCGTGGTTGGTCCAGAGTTTCTCGATCGGGAAGTTCGAGCCGAACATCAGATGGTCCGACCCTAGAATATCGATTGCGTTGTCGACGATATACGCAATCAGCGCCGGGTCGTTGCGGTGGGCGAAAGTGCCGAGACCCGACAGCTTGGCATAGAGATTGGGCGCGGCGGACAGCGTGCGCAGGCCAGCCTTCCAGGCCTCGGTGGTTTCCTGATCCAAGCCGGTCAGCATGCCGGCATGAGTGAGAATGAAGTTGATCCCGGGATTTTCGCCGACCAGCGTCAGCCCGTCCTTCATCTGGGCGGGAAAGAGCTGCAGGTCGAAGGACAGGCCATAGTCCTTCAGCCGCGCCACGTTGGCGCGCACTCTGGGGTCGATGACCTGATCGGCCGAGGCGGCGAAGCGGAAGGCGGGAGTCTCGTGCCAGTGCAGTTGCATCCGCACACCGCGCAGCAGCGGATATTTTGTCAGCCGGTCGATCTGCGGCCTTATGTCGTCGACCGTCATATCGGTATAGCCGACGATGGCATGCGGCCAGCCGGTCTCGTCAGCGGTCTTCTGCAGGAAGGCGACTTCCTTCTCGAAATCCTCCTTCGCCCAGTTGGTCTGGACATAGACGGCCTTCTCGACGCCTGATCCTTTCTGGTCCTCGAGGAATTCGCCGATCGGATAGTCGCGGCGGATCGGCTCGTAGGGGCCGAAGATGCGCGGCACCATCGGCCCGACCAGCCAGGGCTGGTCCTTCTGGCGCCAGATGTGGAAATGCGCGTCGATGGCTTTCTGCATCACGATACCCTTTTCCAGATTGTCGATGCCGCAGGGGCAGGGCGGGCGAGCGACAGGATGAAATCGGTGAGGCTGGTCAGCGACGAGCCGTCGATGAGGTCGTCGAGGTCAGGCAGGATGGCGCGCAGCGCCGCCGTGGCCGGTCGAAAGCGCGGATCGCCGGCCAAGGGCGTGGCCAGCGACAGCCGGAAAGCGCGGGCACTCAGCCTTCGTATCGCGGTCTCCAGCTCGGCATGATCGCCGCGCTCGAGCGCATCCGAGAGGATCACCACCGCCGCACCACGCGCGAAGGACGAAAAGCGCGGCACCGAGAGGAAAGCGAGCAGCGTCGGTCCCATGCGGGTGCCGCCGTCCCAGTCGTCGACCTGGGCCGCCGCGCGGGCCAGCGCCTGATCGCGGTCGCGGATGCGCAAGGCAGCGGTAATGCGCGTCAGCCGAGTGCCGAAGGTGAAGATCTCGGCACGGTCCGCGCCTTGCACGGCGGCATGCGCCAGCTTGAGATAATCCGCCGTGTGCAGCTTCATCGAGCCGGAGACGTCGATCAAGAGCAGCAGCTTGCGCGGCACGGTCTGGCGGCGGCGCAGCAGCGGCGAGGGGACATCGCCATCGGCGCTGACGATTTCGCGCAGCGAGCGGCGCAGATCGAGCTTGCCGCGCGAAGGAGTGCGCACGGTGCGGAAGGAGCGGCGGGCGGGAAGAGCCGAAGCGAGCTTGCGGCGGAAAGCGGCCAGCCTGTCGTCGTCGCGCTGGAAATCGCGTGTGCTCAGCTGTTCCAGGGCGGACGACAGTTCGCCGCCTTCCTGGGTGTGCACGGCTTCGATCCGTTCGTCGTCGGCGCCGCCATCGTCCTTGATGCGGGTTTCCTCGTCCGCTTCGCCTTCGATCACGGCTGAGGTGTTGCCGTAGAAATGGCTCTGGAAATGCGCCTCGAATTCGTCGCGGCGGTCGGGCGGCGGTGCAAGCGTGGCAAGGGCGGCCTCGCGGATGTCAGACATCGAGCGGGGGCCGAGCAGTGTGACCGCCTGCATGAAGCCGGAGACCTGTTCGGGGGCGACGGCGAAGCCGTAGCGACGCAGCCGGCGGGCAAAGCCAAGGAAGGGCGCGGCGGCGCGGGGGAGCTTCTCCTCGCCCCGTTTACGGGGGTCCGAAGGACGGGTCGAGACAGGCGGCTCGACCCCTGATGCCGACAGGCAGGTGAGGGGCGGCGCCACCTTCTGCCCACCATGGCGCTGCCCCTCATCCGCCCCTTCGGGGCACCTTCTCCCCGTAAACGGGGAGAAGGGGTTGTCGAGGTCCCGGCTCACGCCAGCGCCTCCTCGACAATCCGACCAAGCTCCGGCGCGATATAGGAGAGGTCTTCCTCGTCCTTGATCAGCACGCCGATGGCGCGGCGGAAGGCTTCGGGCCACGGGCTGCCGCCTTTTTCCAGAATGGTGGCGGCATTGGCCCATTCGACCGCTTCGGCGATGCCCGGCGGCTTGGCGAGCGGCCGGGCGCGGATGGTCTGGACGGCCGCCGCCACGGCGCGTGCGGTGGCCTCGGCGACATCGCCGGCGCGCAGCATGATGATGGCGGCCTCGCGCTCGGCGTCGGGATAGCCGATCCAGTGGTAGACGCAGCGGCGGCGCAGCGCTTCGGCAAGTTCGCGGGTGCGATTCGAGGTCAGGATGACGATCGGCTGAGTGGCGGCACGGATGGTGCCGCGCTCGGGAATGCTGATCTGGAAATCGGAGAGGAATTCGAGCAGCAGCGCCTCGAATTCATGGTCGGAACGGTCGATCTCATCGACCAGCAGCACGCGTTGCTCCGGCGCCTTCAGCACCTGCAGCAGCGGGCGGGCGATCAAAAAACGGTCGTCATAGATGTCGATCTCATGCTCGCCGGCATGGCGGATGGCGAGCAGCTGGCGTTGATAATTCCATTCGTAGAGTGCGTGCGCGGCGTCGATACCTTCATAGCATTGCAGCCGCACCAGATCGCGGCCGAGCAGTTCGGCGATCGCCTTCGCCGCTTCCGTCTTGCCGACGCCTGGCGCGCCTTCGAGCAGCAGCGGCTTGCCCAGCCGGATCGCCAGGAAGATGGCGGTCGCCAGGCTGTCGTCGGCCAGATAGCGCGAGGCGGCGAGGTGCTGCGCCACCGCCTCCGGCGAGGTCGCGACAGTCTCGGCTTTCACCTCGGGCATGTCAGTTCGCCGCTTGCGCCTTGAGCGCGCGCAGGATGCGCTCCGGCGTGATCGGCAGCGTGTCGATGCGTACGCCGACGGCGTCGAAGACGGCGTTGGCGACCGCCGGGATCTGCGGGTTGGCGCACATTTCGCCCGGCCCCTTGGCGCCGTAGGGACCATCCGCCGAAGGACGCTCCAGCACGATGATCTCGGTTTGCGCGAGATCGCCGGGGCCCGGCATCAGATATTGGTTGAAGTCGGTGCCGCCATGGTCGCGGTTGGGGTAGTAGGGCTCGGTGGTTTCGTAGAGCGCGTGGCTGATGCCCATCCAGGAGCCGCCGACCAGCTGCTGCTCGACCATTTTCGGGTTCAGCGCGCGGCCGATCTCGAAGACGTTCTTGACCGTCAGCACGGTGACTTCGCCGGTTTCGTCATCGACCTCGACTTCGGCCACGGTGCAGGCGTGCGCGTAGCAGGTCGAGGGCTTCATCGCGCCGGTCTCCTTCTCCGGATAGGAGCGCGGGATCAGGAACATGCCGCGTCCCGATATCGACCGGCCGCGTTTGAAATGCGCCGACAAAGCGACATCGAAGATCGAGATCGACTTTTGCGGCGCACCCTTGACCAGAATGTTGCCCTGGCCGTCGGTCTCGAGATCGGAGGCGTTGACCTCCAATTCCTCGGCCGCCACTTCCAGCATCACCTGGCGGGCTTCCCGGGCGGCCTGGATGACGGCGTTGCCGGCGCGGTGGGTGCCGCGCGAGGCGAAGGTGCCCATGCAGTGCGGGCCGGTATCGGTGTCGGCGGTGTCGACGACGACGCGGTCGGTGGGCACGCCGATGGTCTCGGCGCAGATCTGCGCCATGATCTGCTTCATGCCCTGGCCGAGATCGACGGATGACAGCGTCACCATGAAATTGCCGGTCGGCGTCGAATGCACCAGCGCCTGGGTCGGGTCGCCGCCGAGGTTCATGCCGGTGGGATAGTTGATCGCGGCCACGCCGCGTCCACGCCGGATCGCCATATCAGGCTCCCTTCCTGTAGGAGGACATCGCCATGAATTTCTCCGCCACCGGCCAGTTGGCGGCGCGCGAGGCTTCCTGCATGCATTCGATGAGTGCTGCCCCTTCCGTCGGCTGGCGATGCGCCTTCATGTCGCCGTCGCGATAGGCGTTGATGAAGCGGAATTCGAGCGGGTCCATGCCGATCAGCCGCGCCAGCTTGTCCATCTGCACCTCCAGCGCGAAGTCGCCGATGGTGACGCCAAAGCCGCGCATGGCCGAGGACGGCGTGCGGTTGGTGTAGACGCAATAGGTGTCGATCCAGACATTCGGGATGGTGTAGGGGCCGGGATAATGCCCGGCGCCCTTCTGCGCGCCATAGGGCGAGTGGCGCGAATAGGCGCCGGCATCGGTGTAGCCGGTGACCTTGCGCGCGACGATGCGGCCGTCCTTCATGACGCCGTCCTTGATGATGACCTTTTCGGCGGCGCGGGGCGAGGAGATCTGCATCTCCTCCTCGCGGCTGTAGATAAAACAGACCGGTCGTCCTGTTAGCTTGGCGCCAAGGATGGCGATCGGCTCGACGATGACGTCGACCTTGCCGCCAAAGCCGCCACCGACCGTGCCGCCGACGAAATGCAGCTTCGAGCCCGGCATCTGCAGGATGATCGAGGTGTTGTCGAGGGTGAAGAACATCGCCTGCGTGTTGGTGTAGCAGGTGAAGCGGTCATTGCCTTCGGGCGCCACCACGCAGCCGGTGGTCTCGGTCGGCGCATGCTCGATCGGCGAGGACTGGTAGCTTTGTTCGAGGATGTGATCGGCGCCGGCAAAGCCCGCCTCGACATCGCCGAAGCGTACCTTGCGGCACTCGCCGCTGTCATAGAGATAGTAATTCTGGCCGTGATATTCGTTGACCAACGGCGCGCCGGGCTTCAGCGCTTCCTCCATGTCGAAGACGGCCGGCAGAACCTCATAGTCGACCTTGACCTTGGCGGCGGCCTCCTGCGCGGCGCGCTCGGTCTCGGCCAGCACCGCCACCACCGCCTCCCCCTTCCAGCGCACCTTGCCGTCGGCCAGCACCGTCTCGTCCTCGGGGCCGATCTGGATGAGGATCAGGATGGTGTAGACATTGTGCGGTACGTCCTTGGCGGTCAGCACCTTGACGACACCAGGATGTTTTTCAGCCTGGGATGTGTCGATCGAGCGGATGCGGGCGTGGTGGTGCGGGCTGCGCACCATCTTCAGGTGCAGCATGCCGGGAAAGTTGCGGTCGGCGAAAAAGGCGGTCTTGCCGGTGACGTGGCCGGGCGAATCCGAGCGCGGCCTGGGCTGGCCGATTTCGTGCAGATCGTCCTTGCGAACATCGGCGAAGTAATTCTTGCGCAGTTCCATCGTAGCTCCCTCAGGCCGCGTTCTGCGAATTGGCGCGGGCCGCGGTGAGCACCGCCTGGATGATCGGCTCGTAGCCCGTGCAGCGGCAGATATTGCCCGACAGCGCCTCGACGACCTCGTCGCGGCTGGGATCGGGCGTGTGGTCGAGCAGCACCTTGGCGGCCATGATCATGCCCGGCGTGCAGAAGCCGCATTGCGTGGCGAAGGTGTCGAGGAAGGCGCGCTGCAGCGGATGGAGAACGCCGCCTTCGGCGAGGCCGGATGTCGTGGTGATGGCCGCGCGATTGCAGGTCTCGGCCAAGGTCAGGCAAGACAGCCTGAGTTCGCCGTCGATGATGACCGAGCAGGCGCCGCACGTGCCCTGGTGGCAACCGCCTTTCGGCGAGGTGTCGCCGATCTTGTCGCGCAGGGCGTTGAGCAGGGTTGTGCCGCTGTCGATGAATTCGGCTTTCTCGGAGCCGTTG from Mesorhizobium sp. 113-3-3 encodes the following:
- a CDS encoding ABC transporter ATP-binding protein, encoding MSALSLRGLKKSLGGNAILNGVSLDVEAGEFIALVGPSGCGKSTLLRILAGLDHADSGDIFVGGKDMSPVAAADRNIAMVFQSYALYPHLTAGQNIAVPLAMKRLSRSQRLPLVGSLLPGQKEIRSGVARDVREMAGLLKIDHLLDRKPGQMSGGQRQRVALARAMVRHPSIFLMDEPLSNLDANLRVHARGEIVELHRRAGVPTLYVTHDQAEALSMADRVAVMIGGNLLQLAAPEMIYNDPAHIEVARFIGQPRINIIPAKAENGRVEFEGMRLALLEKVANGPVSVGIRPEFVKLSPSGRSGLAGRIERLEFLGSEVIAHCRLDASGDSVVAKLAPQEARDLIAGMKVGILLAPEQAMVFGPEGKRLRIAAGARQEPAYV
- a CDS encoding carbohydrate ABC transporter permease translates to MSSVVLAGNIPSAAALRARSEDRTAWLLAAPAIVLLLLFVLLPVAAVIFLGFTDFELGYGKFRFVGFENYAHLLNDRTFRRSLWNTSVYTAIVAPVSIVLGLGVALLIEGEGRARGFFRTVYFLPVASLIVAMATVWQYIFHPTIGPLNALLSLAGIPGPNWLGASNTVLYSLSIIGIWQSVGFNMVLFLAGLTAIPRELYAAAHVDGAKSALDRFFLVTWPMLGPTTLFVVTISVTNAVKVFETVKMLTDGGPNKASEVLLFTIYQEGFVYLRVGYASAMTVVFLAILVVLMLLQYRVLDRRVHYT
- a CDS encoding carbohydrate ABC transporter permease, translating into MTGIPAGSIIRFALLSLGALMILAPYIFMISTAGKTQSDIFTSSLALIPQHFYFAENFAKAFAKVPMATLLWNGVVVCGLIFFFQVVVAIPCAYAMAKLKFRAARLMMVLVMLGLLVPIHATALPLYVAFDRMSLLNSYTSLVAPFTISVFAIFMFLQFFRAMPDDLLHAARLDGMSELGIVARVIVPNAWPAVTAFAIFSVVAHWNDLYWPLIVVSKQAYATPPLGLMYFRAAEAGDDYGALMAATLIITLPLVAAFLLAQKRFVEGITMTGLKG
- a CDS encoding ABC transporter substrate-binding protein codes for the protein MKHISRIFAAAAVSLAAALPAYAETTLTVHYPMPGFFKNVMDTISKKFMEENPDIKIQFASPSATYEEGIQTILRQAGTDEMPDITFIGLNRLRMLNERDVAVDLGPLVKKEGNMAELGFSDTILKLAQVNGKQVGLAFATSNPIMYYNADLMKAAGGDPDNPPKTWDEVIALGGKIKALGNGVDGIDFRWQGDDWMFSALLFGAGGKMLNEDESKVAFNGPEGEKAVEILQQMVKEGGMPVFTKPAGEQAFAAGKVGFEFQTTGALVNTIKNVGDKFTLRTAKIPLIDPVNGHLPTGGNAVVILTKDAAKQEAAWKFAKFAAGPYGASVVVPGTGYVPNNELAAKSSDYLGDFYKKNPLFQAGLSQMPLMVPWYAFPGTNGVKVTQTIVDNLSRIVDQSATPKEALNDAASDVEGMLPTQ
- a CDS encoding amidohydrolase family protein, coding for MQKAIDAHFHIWRQKDQPWLVGPMVPRIFGPYEPIRRDYPIGEFLEDQKGSGVEKAVYVQTNWAKEDFEKEVAFLQKTADETGWPHAIVGYTDMTVDDIRPQIDRLTKYPLLRGVRMQLHWHETPAFRFAASADQVIDPRVRANVARLKDYGLSFDLQLFPAQMKDGLTLVGENPGINFILTHAGMLTGLDQETTEAWKAGLRTLSAAPNLYAKLSGLGTFAHRNDPALIAYIVDNAIDILGSDHLMFGSNFPIEKLWTNHAELIKAHRDAVGRHGAEAEADIFWNTAEKVYRPV
- a CDS encoding vWA domain-containing protein → MSRDLDNPFSPFTGRRCPEGADEGQRHGGQKVAPPLTCLSASGVEPPVSTRPSDPRKRGEEKLPRAAAPFLGFARRLRRYGFAVAPEQVSGFMQAVTLLGPRSMSDIREAALATLAPPPDRRDEFEAHFQSHFYGNTSAVIEGEADEETRIKDDGGADDERIEAVHTQEGGELSSALEQLSTRDFQRDDDRLAAFRRKLASALPARRSFRTVRTPSRGKLDLRRSLREIVSADGDVPSPLLRRRQTVPRKLLLLIDVSGSMKLHTADYLKLAHAAVQGADRAEIFTFGTRLTRITAALRIRDRDQALARAAAQVDDWDGGTRMGPTLLAFLSVPRFSSFARGAAVVILSDALERGDHAELETAIRRLSARAFRLSLATPLAGDPRFRPATAALRAILPDLDDLIDGSSLTSLTDFILSLARPAPAASTIWKRVS
- a CDS encoding AAA family ATPase, coding for MPEVKAETVATSPEAVAQHLAASRYLADDSLATAIFLAIRLGKPLLLEGAPGVGKTEAAKAIAELLGRDLVRLQCYEGIDAAHALYEWNYQRQLLAIRHAGEHEIDIYDDRFLIARPLLQVLKAPEQRVLLVDEIDRSDHEFEALLLEFLSDFQISIPERGTIRAATQPIVILTSNRTRELAEALRRRCVYHWIGYPDAEREAAIIMLRAGDVAEATARAVAAAVQTIRARPLAKPPGIAEAVEWANAATILEKGGSPWPEAFRRAIGVLIKDEEDLSYIAPELGRIVEEALA
- a CDS encoding xanthine dehydrogenase family protein molybdopterin-binding subunit — translated: MAIRRGRGVAAINYPTGMNLGGDPTQALVHSTPTGNFMVTLSSVDLGQGMKQIMAQICAETIGVPTDRVVVDTADTDTGPHCMGTFASRGTHRAGNAVIQAAREARQVMLEVAAEELEVNASDLETDGQGNILVKGAPQKSISIFDVALSAHFKRGRSISGRGMFLIPRSYPEKETGAMKPSTCYAHACTVAEVEVDDETGEVTVLTVKNVFEIGRALNPKMVEQQLVGGSWMGISHALYETTEPYYPNRDHGGTDFNQYLMPGPGDLAQTEIIVLERPSADGPYGAKGPGEMCANPQIPAVANAVFDAVGVRIDTLPITPERILRALKAQAAN
- a CDS encoding xanthine dehydrogenase family protein molybdopterin-binding subunit, translated to MELRKNYFADVRKDDLHEIGQPRPRSDSPGHVTGKTAFFADRNFPGMLHLKMVRSPHHHARIRSIDTSQAEKHPGVVKVLTAKDVPHNVYTILILIQIGPEDETVLADGKVRWKGEAVVAVLAETERAAQEAAAKVKVDYEVLPAVFDMEEALKPGAPLVNEYHGQNYYLYDSGECRKVRFGDVEAGFAGADHILEQSYQSSPIEHAPTETTGCVVAPEGNDRFTCYTNTQAMFFTLDNTSIILQMPGSKLHFVGGTVGGGFGGKVDVIVEPIAILGAKLTGRPVCFIYSREEEMQISSPRAAEKVIIKDGVMKDGRIVARKVTGYTDAGAYSRHSPYGAQKGAGHYPGPYTIPNVWIDTYCVYTNRTPSSAMRGFGVTIGDFALEVQMDKLARLIGMDPLEFRFINAYRDGDMKAHRQPTEGAALIECMQEASRAANWPVAEKFMAMSSYRKGA
- a CDS encoding (2Fe-2S)-binding protein codes for the protein MAKVPVQFTLNGSEKAEFIDSGTTLLNALRDKIGDTSPKGGCHQGTCGACSVIIDGELRLSCLTLAETCNRAAITTTSGLAEGGVLHPLQRAFLDTFATQCGFCTPGMIMAAKVLLDHTPDPSRDEVVEALSGNICRCTGYEPIIQAVLTAARANSQNAA